The Quercus robur chromosome 7, dhQueRobu3.1, whole genome shotgun sequence genome has a segment encoding these proteins:
- the LOC126693237 gene encoding protein sym-1 — MVPNPASLIRKSPLFYSFMGFSRRPISHSTRIPVNPVRISGFRPCSSCHSYSHPLNSGHGAEFKNLGRSEMRFGQLGFDHFRVSAVSDGGSGGYGGSGGRGEGSGGDGGAGSSDGGGGNKSLLSWYLALLAKYPVTIKALTSALLTLIGDLICQLVIDQVPSLDMKRTFLFTLLGLVLVGPTLHFWYLYLSKLVPLPGASGAFLRLLLDQFLFSPIFIGVFLATLVTLEGRPSQVIPKLQQEWFSAVLANWKLWIPFQFLNFRFVPQQFQVLAANFIALIWNVFLSFIAHKEILQK; from the exons ATGGTTCCAAACCCAGCATCACTCATCCGCAAATCCCCACTCTTTTACAGTTTCATGGGGTTTTCTCGCAGACCCATTTCGCATTCCACCCGAATTCCCGTAAACCCAGTTCGGATTAGCGGGTTTCGTCCCTGTTCTTCGTGCCACTCTTACTCTCACCCGTTGAATTCTGGCCATGGAGCCGAGTTTAAGAATTTGGGCCGTTCTGAAATGCGATTTGGGCAACTGGGTTTTGATCATTTTCGAGTTTCTGCGGTTTCGGATGGTGGGTCGGGTGGATATGGAGGTTCTGGTGGGAGAGGTGAAGgtagtggtggtgatggtggtgctGGCAGCAGTGACGGTGGTGGTGGAAATAAGTCTTTGCTATCATG GTATTTGGCTCTTCTTGCGAAGTATCCTGTGACAATAAAAGCTCTGACATCAGCACTTTTAACTTTAATTGGAGATTTGATCTGTCAG CTCGTGATTGATCAAGTGCCATCGCTAGACATGAAAAGGACATTCCTGTTTACTCTGTTGGGTCTGGTGTTAGTGGGTCCAACATTGCATTTCTG GTATTTGTATTTGAGTAAATTGGTACCATTGCCTGGAGCCTCAGGTGCATTCTTGCGCCTTCTACTTGATCAG TTCCTCTTTTCTCCTATATTCATTGGAGTTTTCTTAGCTACATTGGTGACCCTAGAAGGAAGGCCATCACAAGTCATTCCGAAGCTTCAGCAG GAGTGGTTTTCTGCTGTTCTTGCAAATTGGAAGTTGTGGATACCCTTCCAATTTCTCAACTTCCGATTTGTCCCACAGCAATTTCAGGTCCTTGCTGCTAATTTTATTGCTCTTATATGGAATGTTTTTCTCTCCTTCATAGCTCACAAAGAGATTCTTCAAAAATAG